In one Molothrus ater isolate BHLD 08-10-18 breed brown headed cowbird chromosome 6, BPBGC_Mater_1.1, whole genome shotgun sequence genomic region, the following are encoded:
- the NDUFV1 gene encoding NADH dehydrogenase [ubiquinone] flavoprotein 1, mitochondrial has translation MAGRQLLALRRLPAASFSTAPKKTQFGSLRDEDRIFTNLYGRHDWRLRGALRRGDWYKTKEILLKGVDWILGEIKTSGLRGRGGAGFPTGLKWSFMNKPPDGRPKYLVVNADEGEPGTCKDREIMRHDPHKLLEGCLVAGRAMGARAAYIYIRGEFYNEASNLQVAIREAYEAGLLGGDACGSGYAFDVFVVRGAGAYICGEETALIESIEGKQGKPRLKPPFPADVGVFGCPTTVANVETVSVAPTICRRGGAWFASFGRERNSGTKLFNISGHVNTPCTVEEEMSVPLKELIEKHAGGVRGGWDNLLAVIPGGSSTPLLPKSVCETVLMDFDSLVQAQSGLGTAAVIVMDKSTDIVKAIARLIEFYKHESCGQCTPCREGVDWMNKVMARFVRGDAQAAEIDALWEISKQIEGHTICALGDGAAWPVQGLIRHFRPELEERMRRYNEAKARAASA, from the exons ATGGCcggcaggcagctcctggcgCTGCGGCGCCTGCCCGCCGCCTCCTTCTCG ACGGCGCCCAAGAAGACGCAATTCGGGTCGCTGCGGGATGAGGACCGGATCTTCACCAACCTCTACGGGCGGCACGACTGGCG GCTGCGGGGCGCGCTGCGCCGCGGCGACTGGTACAAGACGAAGGAGATCCTGCTCAAGGGCGTGGACTGGATCCTCGGCGAGATCAAGACctcggggctgcggggccggggtGGCGCCGGGTTCCCCACCGGGCTCAAGTGGAGCTTCATGAACAAACCCCCGGACGGGAG ACCCAAGTACCTGGTGGTGAACGCGGACGAGGGCGAGCCGGGCACCTGCAAGGACCGGGAGATCATGCGGCACGACCCGCACAAGCTGCTGGAGGGCTGCCTGGTGGCGGGGCGGGCCATGGGCGCCCGCGCCGCCTACATCTACATCCGCGGGGAGTTCTATAATGAGGCCTCCAACCTGCAG GTGGCCATCCGCGAGGCCTACGAGGCCGGGCTGCTGGGCGGCGATGCCTGCGGGTCGGGATATGCCTTTGACGTGTTCGTGGTGCGCGGCGCTGGCGCCTACATCTGCGGGGAGGAGACGGCGCTCATCGAGTCCATCGAGGGCAAGCAGGGGAAGCCCCGCCTCAAGCCCCCCTTCCCCGCTGACGTGG GTGTCTTCGGCTGCCCCACCACGGTGGCCAACGTGGAGACGGTATCGGTGGCCCCCACCATCTGCCGGCGCGGCGGCGCCTGGTTCGCCAGCTTTGGCCGGGAGCGGAATTCTGGCACCAAGCTCTTCAACATCTCGGGGCACGTCAACACGCCCTGCACGGTGGAGGAGGAGATGTCGGTGCCGCTGAAGGAGCTCATCGAGAAACACGCCG GAGGCGTCCGCGGGGGCTGGGACAACCTGCTGGCCGTCATCCCGGGTGGCTCCTCCACACCGCTGCTGCCCAAGTCTGTGTGTGAGACCGTGCTGATGGACTTCGATTCCCTGGTGCAGGCGCAGAGTGGGCTGGGCACGGCCGCCGTCATCGTCATGGATAAATCG ACTGACATCGTCAAAGCCATCGCGCGCCTGATCGAGTTCTACAAGCACgagagctgtgggcagtgcaCCCCGTGCCGGGAAG GCGTGGACTGGATGAACAAGGTGATGGCGCGGTTTGTGCGGGGCGACGCGCAGGCCGCCGAGATTGATGCGCTCTGGGAGATCAGCAAGCAAATTGAGGGACACACCATCTGTGCCCTGGGCGACGGCGCGGCCTGGCCCGTGCAG GGCCTCATCCGCCACTTCCGCCCCGAGTTGGAGGAGAGGATGCGGCGCTACAACGAGGCCAAAGCCCGAGCGGCGTCGGCGTAA
- the NUDT8 gene encoding mitochondrial coenzyme A diphosphatase NUDT8, translated as MAGPGGADGAGDAGDVLSSGSERRCRARLAAAGAGGAAAAAAVLVPLCSVRGRPALLFTLRSRRLAGPHSGDVSFPGGRRDPADGDAVATALRETREELGVTVAATSVWGQLRTLPDRHGMTVAPIVANLGSLEALTLNPNPDEVEEVFTLPLAHLLREENQGYTHFRTASGYGYTLPVFLNGPHKVWGLTAIITELTLELLVPGRYRRKTRVPPRKAPA; from the exons ATGGCGGGCCCGGGCGGTGCCGACGGTGCCGGGGACGCCGGGGATGTGCTGAGCAGCGGCAGCGAGCGGCGGTGCCGGGCGCggctggcggcggcgggcgcggggggcgcggcggcggcggccgcggtgCTGGTGCCGCTGTGCTCGGTGCGCGGCCGCCCCGCGCTGCTCTTCAcgctccgctcccgccgccTCGCCGGCCCCCACAGCGGCGACGTCAG CTTCCCCGGTGGGCGGCGGGACCCGGCGGACGGGGACGCGGTGGCCACGGCTCTGCGGGAGACgcgggaggagctgggggtgacGGTGGCAGCCACCAGCGTCTGGGGACAGCTTCGGACGCTGCCCGACCGG CATGGAATGACCGTGGCGCCCATCGTGGCCAACCTGGGGTCACTGGAGGCCTTGACACTGAACCCCAACCCTGATGAG GTGGAGGAGGTGTTcaccctgcccctggcacacCTGCTCCGCGAGGAGAACCAGGGCTACACCCACTTCCGCACAGCCAGCGGCTACGGATACACCCTGCCCGTGTTCCTCAATGGCCCCCACAAGGTCTGGGGGCTCACGGCCATCATCACCGAGCTgaccctggagctgctggtgcccgGCCGCTACCGCAGGAAGACCCGCGTGCCCCCCCGGAAAGCCCCGGCCTGA